In the Topomyia yanbarensis strain Yona2022 chromosome 3, ASM3024719v1, whole genome shotgun sequence genome, one interval contains:
- the LOC131686994 gene encoding fatty acyl-CoA reductase wat-like has translation MGDLKMIVSCTSSDSSVENFYKDSVVLITGGTGFIGKVLIEKLLRCFEVKKIYLLLREKKNVKSKDRLKEILQEPIFHVVRNNNPTPASVFSKVIAIDTNFQQDKIISDRDRELLLSEVTIVFNVMASVKFNEHIESALDTNVNCSRKLFDMVTQMHQVRSIVHVSTFYSNCDRSHIEERIFDDVPFGGYDNILRIFRHLSDSEKNKLTPAILGPMPNSYTFSKKCAEVMIQQRYSHLPIVVFRPPIVISSYQEPIPGWVDNFNGIAGMCIPMTQGKIYCARGEPDLPSHSVPVDYCVAALLAVGAEVRKNLIPERSRYPAVYNFATDCNNIRWGEYGRKAADGCETRLGKFFG, from the coding sequence ATGGGAGATTTAAAAATGATCGTAAGCTGCACCTCATCCGATTCAAGTGTGGAAAACTTCTACAAGGATTCGGTTGTCCTTATCACCGGCGGAACGGGATTTATCGGAAAAGTTCTTATTGAAAAATTACTGCGGTGCTTTGAGGTGAAGAAAATCTATCTGTTGTTACGTGAAAAGAAAAATGTGAAATCCAAAGACCGCCTGAAGGAGATACTACAGGAACCGATCTTCCATGTAGTAAGAAACAATAATCCAACGCCAGCGAGTGTGTTTTCGAAAGTGATCGCGATCGACACCAATTTCCAGCAGGACAAAATTATAAGTGATCGTGATCGCGAACTGCTTCTGTCCGAGGTCACTATTGTGTTTAACGTGATGGCGTCGGTGAAATTCAATGAACACATTGAATCTGCTCTGGATACGAACGTGAACTGTTCGCGAAAACTTTTCGATATGGTCACTCAAATGCATCAAGTTCGGTCGATCGTTCACGTGTCAACGTTCTACTCAAACTGCGATCGATCCCACATAGAGGAACGAATCTTCGACGATGTTCCATTTGGTGGCTATGACAATATTCTTCGAATCTTCAGGCATCTCAGCGACTCCGAAAAGAATAAACTAACCCCGGCAATACTGGGTCCAATGCCCAACAGTTACACCTTTAGCAAAAAGTGCGCCGAAGTAATGATCCAGCAGAGATACTCCCATCTACCGATTGTCGTCTTCCGACCGCCGATCGTGATTTCCTCTTACCAGGAACCGATTCCAGGCTGGGTGGACAATTTCAACGGGATCGCTGGTATGTGCATACCGATGACGCAAGGCAAAATATACTGCGCCCGGGGGGAACCGGATCTGCCGAGTCACTCGGTACCGGTGGACTACTGTGTGGCGGCACTGCTGGCGGTCGGTGCCGAAGTAAGGAAGAATCTTATCCCGGAACGGAGTCGGTATCCGGCCGTGTATAACTTCGCCACCGACTGCAACAACATTAGATGGGGAGAGTACGGCCGGAAGGCTGCCGATGGGTGTGAAACGCGGCTGGGAAAATTTTTCGGGTGA